One part of the Numenius arquata chromosome 24, bNumArq3.hap1.1, whole genome shotgun sequence genome encodes these proteins:
- the ATP2B4 gene encoding plasma membrane calcium-transporting ATPase 4 isoform X3: MTNNVADHHPGNSVAEGNHEGDFGCSMVELRNLMELRSAEAVARLNDSYGGVQNICKRLKTSPVEGLSGNPTDLEKRRQVFGQNFIPPKKAKTFLQLVWEALQDVTLIILEIAAIISLGLSFYHPPGGDNELCGQSAGGVEDEGESQAGWIEGAAILFSVIIVVLVTAFNDWSKEKQFRGLQSRIEQEQKFTVIRKGQVIQIPVAEIVVGDIAQIKYGDLLPADGILIQGNDLKIDESSLTGESDQVKKSLDKDPMLLSGTHVMEGSGRMVVTAVGINSQTGIIFTLLGAGEGDEEKKVKKGKKTGAPENRNKAKTQDGVALEIQPLKSQEGVENEEKEKKKVKVPKKEKSVLQGKLTRLAVQIGKAGLIMSAITVIILVLYFVIDTFGVQGRPWLAECTPIYIQYFVKFFIIGVTVLVVAVPEGLPLAVTISLAYSVKKMMKDNNLVRHLDACETMGNATAICSDKTGTLTMNRMTVVQAYVGDTHYRQIPDPDAILPKVLDLIVNGVAINSAYTSKILPPEKQAGLPRQVGNKTECALLGFVLDLKQDYQAVRNEVPEEKLYKVYTFNSVRKSMSTVLKNSNGGFRMYSKGASEIILRKCTRILDKNGDARVFKVKDRDEMVKKVIEPMACHGLRTICLAFRDFPADAEPDWDSENEILSDLTCIAVVGIEDPVRPEVPDAILKCQRAGITVRMVTGDNINTARAIATKCGILLPGEDFLCLEGKEFNRLIRNEKGEVEQEQLDKIWPKLRVLARSSPTDKHTLVKGIIDSTVGDQRQVVAVTGDGTNDGPALKKADVGFAMGIAGTDVAKEASDIILTDDNFTSIVKAVMWGRNVYDSISKFLQFQLTVNVVAVIVAFTGACITQDSPLKAVQMLWVNLIMDTFASLALATEPPSESLLLRKPYGRNKPLISRTMMKNILGHAVYQLTIIFTLLFAGEKFFDIDSGRNAPLHSPPTEHYTIVFNTFVMMQLFNEINARKIHGERNVFEAIYRNPIFCTVVLGTFAAQIIIVEFGGKPFSCSGLTLSQWFWCIFIGVGELLWGQLICTVPTSHLKFLKEAGHGITKEEIPEEELPEDVDEIDHAEMELRRGQILWFRGLNRIQTQIKVVNAFRSSLYEGLEKPESRSSIHNFMTHPEFILEEDEPRTPFLDGAEDDPETDGLKKRGGGSLGGSTSLNRNNNAVDSDQAEVTVPEPESPLHSLETSV; this comes from the exons GCCTGTCCGGGAACCCGACCGACCTGGAGAAGAGGCGGCAGGTCTTCGGTCAGAACTTCATTCCTCCCAAAAAGGCCAAGACGTTCCTGCAGTTAGTGTGGGAGGCACTCCAGGACGTCACGCTGATCATCTTGGAAATCGCAGCCATAATCTCCTTGGGCCTGTCCTTCTACCACCCTCCGGGCGGTGACAATGAAC TGTGCGGGCAGTCGGCGGGTGGCGTGGAGGACGAGGGCGAGTCGCAGGCCGGCTGGATCGAGGGAGCGGCTATCTTGTTTTCGGTCATCATCGTGGTGCTGGTGACCGCCTTCAATGACTGGAGCAAGGAGAAGCAATTCCGGGGCCTCCAGAGCCGCATCGAGCAGGAGCAGAAGTTCACGGTCATCCGCAAGGGGCAGGTGATTCAGATCCCGGTGGCCGAGATCGTGGTGGGAGACATCGCGCAGATCAAGTACG GTGACCTCTTGCCGGCAGATGGGATCCTGATCCAAGGCAATGACCTGAAAATAGACGAGAGTTCTCTGACTGGGGAGTCAGACCAAGTCAAGAAATCGCTGGATAAAGACCCCATGCTGCTGTCAG GTACCCATGTGATGGAGGGCTCCGGCAGGATGGTGGTGACGGCCGTGGGTATCAACTCCCAGACAGGAATCATCTTCACTCTCTTGGGTGCGGGAGAAGGAGACGAGGAAAAGAAGGTGAAGAAAG GTAAAAAAACCGGAGCCCCCGAAAATCGCAACAAAG CTAAAACTCAGGATGGTGTGGCCTTAGAGATTCAGCCCCTGAAGAGCCAGGAAGGGGTGGAAaatgaggagaaggagaagaagaaggtgaAGGTGCCCAAGAAGGAGAAGTCTGTGCTGCAAGGGAAGCTTACGAGACTGGCAGTCCAGATTGGGAAGGCGG GGCTGATCATGTCAGCCATCACAGTCATCATCTTGGTGCTGTACTTCGTGATCGACACATTTGGGGTGCAGGGGCGGCCCTGGCTGGCGGAGTGCACCCCCATTTACATCCAGTACTTCGTGAAGTTCTTCATCATTGGTGTCACCGTGTTGGTGGTGGCTGTGCCTGAAGGGCTCCCGCTGGCAGTCACCATCTCCCTGGCTTACTCCGTGAAG AAAATGATGAAGGACAACAACCTTGTGAGACACTTGGATGCGTGCGAGACCATGGGCAACGCCACCGCCATCTGCTCGGACAAGACGGGCACGCTCACCATGAACCGCATGACCGTGGTGCAGGCCTACGTGGGGGACACCCACTACCGCCAGATCCCCGACCCTGATGCCATCCTACCCAAGGTCCTGGACCTCATAGTCAACGGTGTCGCCATCAACTCTGCCTACACATCCAAGATCCTG CCACCTGAGAAGCAAGCGGGGCTACCCCGGCAAGTGGGCAACAAGACGGAGTGCGCCCTGCTGGGTTTCGTGCTGGACTTGAAGCAGGATTACCAGGCTGTGCGGAACGAAGTGCCGGAGGAGAAGCTCTACAAGGTCTACACCTTCAACTCGGTGCGCAAATCCATGAGCACGGTGCTGAAGAACAGCAATGGCGGCTTCCGCATGTACAGCAAGGGAGCCTCCGAGATCATCCTCCGCAA GTGCACCAGGATCCTGGACAAGAACGGTGACGCCCGGGTGTTCAAGGTGAAGGACCGGGATGAGATGGTGAAGAAGGTGATAGAGCCCATGGCCTGTCACGGGCTGCGGACCATCTGCCTGGCCTTCCGTGACTTCCCTGCTGATGCTGAGCCAGACTGGGACAGTGAGAACGAGATCCTGTCTGACCTGACCTGCATCGCCGTGGTTGGGATAGAAGACCCTGTGCGGCCAGAG GTGCCGGATGCCATCCTGAAATGCCAGCGTGCAGGGATCACCGTGCGGATGGTGACGGGGGACAACATCAACACCGCCCGTGCCATCGCCACCAAGTGTGGCATCCTGCTGCCAGGGGAGGACTTCTTGTGCCTGGAGGGGAAGGAGTTCAACCGGCTCATCCGCAACgagaagggagag GTGGAACAGGAGCAGCTGGATAAGATCTGGCCCAAGCTGCGTGTGCTGGCCCGTTCTTCTCCGACAGATAAGCACACGCTCGTGAAAG GAATTATCGACAGCACCGTTGGTGACCAGAGGCAGGTGGTGGCCGTGACTGGGGATGGGACCAACGATGGCCCAGCTTTGAAGAAAGCCGACGTTGGCTTTGCCATG GGCATCGCAGGCACGGATGTGGCGAAGGAGGCTTCGGACATCATCCTGACGGATGATAATTTCACCAGCATCGTCAAGGCGGTGATGTGGGGCCGCAACGTCTACGACAGCATCTCCAAGTTCTTGCAGTTCCAGCTGACCGTTAACGTCGTGGCTGTCATCGTGGCCTTCACGGGTGCCTGCATCACGCAG GACTCTCCCCTGAAGGCTGTCCAGATGCTGTGGGTGAACCTGATCATGGACACTTTCGCCTCCTTAGCCCTGGCCACGGAGCCCCCATCCGAGTCCTTGCTGCTGCGTAAGCCCTACGGCCGCAACAAGCCGCTCATCTCCCGCACCATGATGAAGAACATCCTGGGCCATGCGGTGTACCAGCTAACCATCATTTTCACGCTGCTTTTTGCGG GGGAGAAGTTTTTTGACATCGACAGTGGCCGAAACGCCCCGCTCCACTCCCCACCCACCGAGCACTACACCATCGTCTTCAACACCTTTGTCATGATGCAGTTGTTCAACGAGATCAATGCGCGCAAGATCCACGGGGAGAGGAACGTCTTCGAAGCCATCTACCGCAACCCCATCTTCTGCACAGTGGTGCTGGGGACGTTTGCAGCTCAG ATCATCATTGTGGAGTTTGGTGGGAAGCCGTTCAGCTGCTCCGGGCTCACCCTGAGCCAGTGGTTCTGGTGTATTTTTATCGGAGTGGGCGAGCTCCTCTGGGGACAG ctgaTCTGCACTGTCCCAACCAGCCACCTGAAGTTCCTGAAGGAAGCTGGCCACGGCATCACCAAGGAGGAGATCCCAGAGGAGGAGCTGCCTGAAGACGTGGATGAGATCGACCATGCTGAAATGGAGCTGCGGCGTGGGCAGATCCTCTGGTTCAGGGGTCTCAACAGGATACAGACGCAG ATCAAAGTGGTGAATGCGTTCCGTAGCTCCTTGTACGAAGGCCTCGAGAAACCCGAATCCAGAAGCTCCATCCATAACTTCATGACTCACCCAGAGTTCATCCTGGAGGAAGACGAGCCTCGAACACCATTCCTTGACGGCGCTGAAGACGACCCCGAGACTGATGGACTCAAAAAGCGAGGTGGGGGTAGCCTGGGTGGATCTACATCCCTCAACAGAAATAACAATGCAGTGGACAGCGATCAAGCTGAGGTCACCGTCCCGGAGCCCGAAAGCCCCTTACATAGCTTGGAGACATCGGTTTGA
- the ATP2B4 gene encoding plasma membrane calcium-transporting ATPase 4 isoform X1, with the protein MTNNVADHHPGNSVAEGNHEGDFGCSMVELRNLMELRSAEAVARLNDSYGGVQNICKRLKTSPVEGLSGNPTDLEKRRQVFGQNFIPPKKAKTFLQLVWEALQDVTLIILEIAAIISLGLSFYHPPGGDNELCGQSAGGVEDEGESQAGWIEGAAILFSVIIVVLVTAFNDWSKEKQFRGLQSRIEQEQKFTVIRKGQVIQIPVAEIVVGDIAQIKYGDLLPADGILIQGNDLKIDESSLTGESDQVKKSLDKDPMLLSGTHVMEGSGRMVVTAVGINSQTGIIFTLLGAGEGDEEKKVKKGKKTGAPENRNKAKTQDGVALEIQPLKSQEGVENEEKEKKKVKVPKKEKSVLQGKLTRLAVQIGKAGLIMSAITVIILVLYFVIDTFGVQGRPWLAECTPIYIQYFVKFFIIGVTVLVVAVPEGLPLAVTISLAYSVKKMMKDNNLVRHLDACETMGNATAICSDKTGTLTMNRMTVVQAYVGDTHYRQIPDPDAILPKVLDLIVNGVAINSAYTSKILPPEKQAGLPRQVGNKTECALLGFVLDLKQDYQAVRNEVPEEKLYKVYTFNSVRKSMSTVLKNSNGGFRMYSKGASEIILRKCTRILDKNGDARVFKVKDRDEMVKKVIEPMACHGLRTICLAFRDFPADAEPDWDSENEILSDLTCIAVVGIEDPVRPEVPDAILKCQRAGITVRMVTGDNINTARAIATKCGILLPGEDFLCLEGKEFNRLIRNEKGEVEQEQLDKIWPKLRVLARSSPTDKHTLVKGIIDSTVGDQRQVVAVTGDGTNDGPALKKADVGFAMGIAGTDVAKEASDIILTDDNFTSIVKAVMWGRNVYDSISKFLQFQLTVNVVAVIVAFTGACITQDSPLKAVQMLWVNLIMDTFASLALATEPPSESLLLRKPYGRNKPLISRTMMKNILGHAVYQLTIIFTLLFAGEKFFDIDSGRNAPLHSPPTEHYTIVFNTFVMMQLFNEINARKIHGERNVFEAIYRNPIFCTVVLGTFAAQIIIVEFGGKPFSCSGLTLSQWFWCIFIGVGELLWGQLICTVPTSHLKFLKEAGHGITKEEIPEEELPEDVDEIDHAEMELRRGQILWFRGLNRIQTQMDVVYTFQTGASSLQGALRRQPSIVSQHHDVKNVSSPTHIKVVNAFRSSLYEGLEKPESRSSIHNFMTHPEFILEEDEPRTPFLDGAEDDPETDGLKKRGGGSLGGSTSLNRNNNAVDSDQAEVTVPEPESPLHSLETSV; encoded by the exons GCCTGTCCGGGAACCCGACCGACCTGGAGAAGAGGCGGCAGGTCTTCGGTCAGAACTTCATTCCTCCCAAAAAGGCCAAGACGTTCCTGCAGTTAGTGTGGGAGGCACTCCAGGACGTCACGCTGATCATCTTGGAAATCGCAGCCATAATCTCCTTGGGCCTGTCCTTCTACCACCCTCCGGGCGGTGACAATGAAC TGTGCGGGCAGTCGGCGGGTGGCGTGGAGGACGAGGGCGAGTCGCAGGCCGGCTGGATCGAGGGAGCGGCTATCTTGTTTTCGGTCATCATCGTGGTGCTGGTGACCGCCTTCAATGACTGGAGCAAGGAGAAGCAATTCCGGGGCCTCCAGAGCCGCATCGAGCAGGAGCAGAAGTTCACGGTCATCCGCAAGGGGCAGGTGATTCAGATCCCGGTGGCCGAGATCGTGGTGGGAGACATCGCGCAGATCAAGTACG GTGACCTCTTGCCGGCAGATGGGATCCTGATCCAAGGCAATGACCTGAAAATAGACGAGAGTTCTCTGACTGGGGAGTCAGACCAAGTCAAGAAATCGCTGGATAAAGACCCCATGCTGCTGTCAG GTACCCATGTGATGGAGGGCTCCGGCAGGATGGTGGTGACGGCCGTGGGTATCAACTCCCAGACAGGAATCATCTTCACTCTCTTGGGTGCGGGAGAAGGAGACGAGGAAAAGAAGGTGAAGAAAG GTAAAAAAACCGGAGCCCCCGAAAATCGCAACAAAG CTAAAACTCAGGATGGTGTGGCCTTAGAGATTCAGCCCCTGAAGAGCCAGGAAGGGGTGGAAaatgaggagaaggagaagaagaaggtgaAGGTGCCCAAGAAGGAGAAGTCTGTGCTGCAAGGGAAGCTTACGAGACTGGCAGTCCAGATTGGGAAGGCGG GGCTGATCATGTCAGCCATCACAGTCATCATCTTGGTGCTGTACTTCGTGATCGACACATTTGGGGTGCAGGGGCGGCCCTGGCTGGCGGAGTGCACCCCCATTTACATCCAGTACTTCGTGAAGTTCTTCATCATTGGTGTCACCGTGTTGGTGGTGGCTGTGCCTGAAGGGCTCCCGCTGGCAGTCACCATCTCCCTGGCTTACTCCGTGAAG AAAATGATGAAGGACAACAACCTTGTGAGACACTTGGATGCGTGCGAGACCATGGGCAACGCCACCGCCATCTGCTCGGACAAGACGGGCACGCTCACCATGAACCGCATGACCGTGGTGCAGGCCTACGTGGGGGACACCCACTACCGCCAGATCCCCGACCCTGATGCCATCCTACCCAAGGTCCTGGACCTCATAGTCAACGGTGTCGCCATCAACTCTGCCTACACATCCAAGATCCTG CCACCTGAGAAGCAAGCGGGGCTACCCCGGCAAGTGGGCAACAAGACGGAGTGCGCCCTGCTGGGTTTCGTGCTGGACTTGAAGCAGGATTACCAGGCTGTGCGGAACGAAGTGCCGGAGGAGAAGCTCTACAAGGTCTACACCTTCAACTCGGTGCGCAAATCCATGAGCACGGTGCTGAAGAACAGCAATGGCGGCTTCCGCATGTACAGCAAGGGAGCCTCCGAGATCATCCTCCGCAA GTGCACCAGGATCCTGGACAAGAACGGTGACGCCCGGGTGTTCAAGGTGAAGGACCGGGATGAGATGGTGAAGAAGGTGATAGAGCCCATGGCCTGTCACGGGCTGCGGACCATCTGCCTGGCCTTCCGTGACTTCCCTGCTGATGCTGAGCCAGACTGGGACAGTGAGAACGAGATCCTGTCTGACCTGACCTGCATCGCCGTGGTTGGGATAGAAGACCCTGTGCGGCCAGAG GTGCCGGATGCCATCCTGAAATGCCAGCGTGCAGGGATCACCGTGCGGATGGTGACGGGGGACAACATCAACACCGCCCGTGCCATCGCCACCAAGTGTGGCATCCTGCTGCCAGGGGAGGACTTCTTGTGCCTGGAGGGGAAGGAGTTCAACCGGCTCATCCGCAACgagaagggagag GTGGAACAGGAGCAGCTGGATAAGATCTGGCCCAAGCTGCGTGTGCTGGCCCGTTCTTCTCCGACAGATAAGCACACGCTCGTGAAAG GAATTATCGACAGCACCGTTGGTGACCAGAGGCAGGTGGTGGCCGTGACTGGGGATGGGACCAACGATGGCCCAGCTTTGAAGAAAGCCGACGTTGGCTTTGCCATG GGCATCGCAGGCACGGATGTGGCGAAGGAGGCTTCGGACATCATCCTGACGGATGATAATTTCACCAGCATCGTCAAGGCGGTGATGTGGGGCCGCAACGTCTACGACAGCATCTCCAAGTTCTTGCAGTTCCAGCTGACCGTTAACGTCGTGGCTGTCATCGTGGCCTTCACGGGTGCCTGCATCACGCAG GACTCTCCCCTGAAGGCTGTCCAGATGCTGTGGGTGAACCTGATCATGGACACTTTCGCCTCCTTAGCCCTGGCCACGGAGCCCCCATCCGAGTCCTTGCTGCTGCGTAAGCCCTACGGCCGCAACAAGCCGCTCATCTCCCGCACCATGATGAAGAACATCCTGGGCCATGCGGTGTACCAGCTAACCATCATTTTCACGCTGCTTTTTGCGG GGGAGAAGTTTTTTGACATCGACAGTGGCCGAAACGCCCCGCTCCACTCCCCACCCACCGAGCACTACACCATCGTCTTCAACACCTTTGTCATGATGCAGTTGTTCAACGAGATCAATGCGCGCAAGATCCACGGGGAGAGGAACGTCTTCGAAGCCATCTACCGCAACCCCATCTTCTGCACAGTGGTGCTGGGGACGTTTGCAGCTCAG ATCATCATTGTGGAGTTTGGTGGGAAGCCGTTCAGCTGCTCCGGGCTCACCCTGAGCCAGTGGTTCTGGTGTATTTTTATCGGAGTGGGCGAGCTCCTCTGGGGACAG ctgaTCTGCACTGTCCCAACCAGCCACCTGAAGTTCCTGAAGGAAGCTGGCCACGGCATCACCAAGGAGGAGATCCCAGAGGAGGAGCTGCCTGAAGACGTGGATGAGATCGACCATGCTGAAATGGAGCTGCGGCGTGGGCAGATCCTCTGGTTCAGGGGTCTCAACAGGATACAGACGCAG ATGGACGTAGTTTACACATTCCAGACCGGCGCCTCCTCTTTGCAGGGAGCCCTCAGGAGACAGCCTTCCATCGTGAGCCAGCACCACgatgtaaaaaatgtttctagcCCAACCCAT ATCAAAGTGGTGAATGCGTTCCGTAGCTCCTTGTACGAAGGCCTCGAGAAACCCGAATCCAGAAGCTCCATCCATAACTTCATGACTCACCCAGAGTTCATCCTGGAGGAAGACGAGCCTCGAACACCATTCCTTGACGGCGCTGAAGACGACCCCGAGACTGATGGACTCAAAAAGCGAGGTGGGGGTAGCCTGGGTGGATCTACATCCCTCAACAGAAATAACAATGCAGTGGACAGCGATCAAGCTGAGGTCACCGTCCCGGAGCCCGAAAGCCCCTTACATAGCTTGGAGACATCGGTTTGA
- the ATP2B4 gene encoding plasma membrane calcium-transporting ATPase 4 isoform X2, with protein MTNNVADHHPGNSVAEGNHEGDFGCSMVELRNLMELRSAEAVARLNDSYGGVQNICKRLKTSPVEGLSGNPTDLEKRRQVFGQNFIPPKKAKTFLQLVWEALQDVTLIILEIAAIISLGLSFYHPPGGDNELCGQSAGGVEDEGESQAGWIEGAAILFSVIIVVLVTAFNDWSKEKQFRGLQSRIEQEQKFTVIRKGQVIQIPVAEIVVGDIAQIKYGDLLPADGILIQGNDLKIDESSLTGESDQVKKSLDKDPMLLSGTHVMEGSGRMVVTAVGINSQTGIIFTLLGAGEGDEEKKVKKGKKTGAPENRNKAKTQDGVALEIQPLKSQEGVENEEKEKKKVKVPKKEKSVLQGKLTRLAVQIGKAGLIMSAITVIILVLYFVIDTFGVQGRPWLAECTPIYIQYFVKFFIIGVTVLVVAVPEGLPLAVTISLAYSVKKMMKDNNLVRHLDACETMGNATAICSDKTGTLTMNRMTVVQAYVGDTHYRQIPDPDAILPKVLDLIVNGVAINSAYTSKILPPEKQAGLPRQVGNKTECALLGFVLDLKQDYQAVRNEVPEEKLYKVYTFNSVRKSMSTVLKNSNGGFRMYSKGASEIILRKCTRILDKNGDARVFKVKDRDEMVKKVIEPMACHGLRTICLAFRDFPADAEPDWDSENEILSDLTCIAVVGIEDPVRPEVPDAILKCQRAGITVRMVTGDNINTARAIATKCGILLPGEDFLCLEGKEFNRLIRNEKGEVEQEQLDKIWPKLRVLARSSPTDKHTLVKGIIDSTVGDQRQVVAVTGDGTNDGPALKKADVGFAMGIAGTDVAKEASDIILTDDNFTSIVKAVMWGRNVYDSISKFLQFQLTVNVVAVIVAFTGACITQDSPLKAVQMLWVNLIMDTFASLALATEPPSESLLLRKPYGRNKPLISRTMMKNILGHAVYQLTIIFTLLFAGEKFFDIDSGRNAPLHSPPTEHYTIVFNTFVMMQLFNEINARKIHGERNVFEAIYRNPIFCTVVLGTFAAQIIIVEFGGKPFSCSGLTLSQWFWCIFIGVGELLWGQLICTVPTSHLKFLKEAGHGITKEEIPEEELPEDVDEIDHAEMELRRGQILWFRGLNRIQTQMDVVYTFQTGASSLQGALRRQPSIVSQHHDIKVVNAFRSSLYEGLEKPESRSSIHNFMTHPEFILEEDEPRTPFLDGAEDDPETDGLKKRGGGSLGGSTSLNRNNNAVDSDQAEVTVPEPESPLHSLETSV; from the exons GCCTGTCCGGGAACCCGACCGACCTGGAGAAGAGGCGGCAGGTCTTCGGTCAGAACTTCATTCCTCCCAAAAAGGCCAAGACGTTCCTGCAGTTAGTGTGGGAGGCACTCCAGGACGTCACGCTGATCATCTTGGAAATCGCAGCCATAATCTCCTTGGGCCTGTCCTTCTACCACCCTCCGGGCGGTGACAATGAAC TGTGCGGGCAGTCGGCGGGTGGCGTGGAGGACGAGGGCGAGTCGCAGGCCGGCTGGATCGAGGGAGCGGCTATCTTGTTTTCGGTCATCATCGTGGTGCTGGTGACCGCCTTCAATGACTGGAGCAAGGAGAAGCAATTCCGGGGCCTCCAGAGCCGCATCGAGCAGGAGCAGAAGTTCACGGTCATCCGCAAGGGGCAGGTGATTCAGATCCCGGTGGCCGAGATCGTGGTGGGAGACATCGCGCAGATCAAGTACG GTGACCTCTTGCCGGCAGATGGGATCCTGATCCAAGGCAATGACCTGAAAATAGACGAGAGTTCTCTGACTGGGGAGTCAGACCAAGTCAAGAAATCGCTGGATAAAGACCCCATGCTGCTGTCAG GTACCCATGTGATGGAGGGCTCCGGCAGGATGGTGGTGACGGCCGTGGGTATCAACTCCCAGACAGGAATCATCTTCACTCTCTTGGGTGCGGGAGAAGGAGACGAGGAAAAGAAGGTGAAGAAAG GTAAAAAAACCGGAGCCCCCGAAAATCGCAACAAAG CTAAAACTCAGGATGGTGTGGCCTTAGAGATTCAGCCCCTGAAGAGCCAGGAAGGGGTGGAAaatgaggagaaggagaagaagaaggtgaAGGTGCCCAAGAAGGAGAAGTCTGTGCTGCAAGGGAAGCTTACGAGACTGGCAGTCCAGATTGGGAAGGCGG GGCTGATCATGTCAGCCATCACAGTCATCATCTTGGTGCTGTACTTCGTGATCGACACATTTGGGGTGCAGGGGCGGCCCTGGCTGGCGGAGTGCACCCCCATTTACATCCAGTACTTCGTGAAGTTCTTCATCATTGGTGTCACCGTGTTGGTGGTGGCTGTGCCTGAAGGGCTCCCGCTGGCAGTCACCATCTCCCTGGCTTACTCCGTGAAG AAAATGATGAAGGACAACAACCTTGTGAGACACTTGGATGCGTGCGAGACCATGGGCAACGCCACCGCCATCTGCTCGGACAAGACGGGCACGCTCACCATGAACCGCATGACCGTGGTGCAGGCCTACGTGGGGGACACCCACTACCGCCAGATCCCCGACCCTGATGCCATCCTACCCAAGGTCCTGGACCTCATAGTCAACGGTGTCGCCATCAACTCTGCCTACACATCCAAGATCCTG CCACCTGAGAAGCAAGCGGGGCTACCCCGGCAAGTGGGCAACAAGACGGAGTGCGCCCTGCTGGGTTTCGTGCTGGACTTGAAGCAGGATTACCAGGCTGTGCGGAACGAAGTGCCGGAGGAGAAGCTCTACAAGGTCTACACCTTCAACTCGGTGCGCAAATCCATGAGCACGGTGCTGAAGAACAGCAATGGCGGCTTCCGCATGTACAGCAAGGGAGCCTCCGAGATCATCCTCCGCAA GTGCACCAGGATCCTGGACAAGAACGGTGACGCCCGGGTGTTCAAGGTGAAGGACCGGGATGAGATGGTGAAGAAGGTGATAGAGCCCATGGCCTGTCACGGGCTGCGGACCATCTGCCTGGCCTTCCGTGACTTCCCTGCTGATGCTGAGCCAGACTGGGACAGTGAGAACGAGATCCTGTCTGACCTGACCTGCATCGCCGTGGTTGGGATAGAAGACCCTGTGCGGCCAGAG GTGCCGGATGCCATCCTGAAATGCCAGCGTGCAGGGATCACCGTGCGGATGGTGACGGGGGACAACATCAACACCGCCCGTGCCATCGCCACCAAGTGTGGCATCCTGCTGCCAGGGGAGGACTTCTTGTGCCTGGAGGGGAAGGAGTTCAACCGGCTCATCCGCAACgagaagggagag GTGGAACAGGAGCAGCTGGATAAGATCTGGCCCAAGCTGCGTGTGCTGGCCCGTTCTTCTCCGACAGATAAGCACACGCTCGTGAAAG GAATTATCGACAGCACCGTTGGTGACCAGAGGCAGGTGGTGGCCGTGACTGGGGATGGGACCAACGATGGCCCAGCTTTGAAGAAAGCCGACGTTGGCTTTGCCATG GGCATCGCAGGCACGGATGTGGCGAAGGAGGCTTCGGACATCATCCTGACGGATGATAATTTCACCAGCATCGTCAAGGCGGTGATGTGGGGCCGCAACGTCTACGACAGCATCTCCAAGTTCTTGCAGTTCCAGCTGACCGTTAACGTCGTGGCTGTCATCGTGGCCTTCACGGGTGCCTGCATCACGCAG GACTCTCCCCTGAAGGCTGTCCAGATGCTGTGGGTGAACCTGATCATGGACACTTTCGCCTCCTTAGCCCTGGCCACGGAGCCCCCATCCGAGTCCTTGCTGCTGCGTAAGCCCTACGGCCGCAACAAGCCGCTCATCTCCCGCACCATGATGAAGAACATCCTGGGCCATGCGGTGTACCAGCTAACCATCATTTTCACGCTGCTTTTTGCGG GGGAGAAGTTTTTTGACATCGACAGTGGCCGAAACGCCCCGCTCCACTCCCCACCCACCGAGCACTACACCATCGTCTTCAACACCTTTGTCATGATGCAGTTGTTCAACGAGATCAATGCGCGCAAGATCCACGGGGAGAGGAACGTCTTCGAAGCCATCTACCGCAACCCCATCTTCTGCACAGTGGTGCTGGGGACGTTTGCAGCTCAG ATCATCATTGTGGAGTTTGGTGGGAAGCCGTTCAGCTGCTCCGGGCTCACCCTGAGCCAGTGGTTCTGGTGTATTTTTATCGGAGTGGGCGAGCTCCTCTGGGGACAG ctgaTCTGCACTGTCCCAACCAGCCACCTGAAGTTCCTGAAGGAAGCTGGCCACGGCATCACCAAGGAGGAGATCCCAGAGGAGGAGCTGCCTGAAGACGTGGATGAGATCGACCATGCTGAAATGGAGCTGCGGCGTGGGCAGATCCTCTGGTTCAGGGGTCTCAACAGGATACAGACGCAG ATGGACGTAGTTTACACATTCCAGACCGGCGCCTCCTCTTTGCAGGGAGCCCTCAGGAGACAGCCTTCCATCGTGAGCCAGCACCACgat ATCAAAGTGGTGAATGCGTTCCGTAGCTCCTTGTACGAAGGCCTCGAGAAACCCGAATCCAGAAGCTCCATCCATAACTTCATGACTCACCCAGAGTTCATCCTGGAGGAAGACGAGCCTCGAACACCATTCCTTGACGGCGCTGAAGACGACCCCGAGACTGATGGACTCAAAAAGCGAGGTGGGGGTAGCCTGGGTGGATCTACATCCCTCAACAGAAATAACAATGCAGTGGACAGCGATCAAGCTGAGGTCACCGTCCCGGAGCCCGAAAGCCCCTTACATAGCTTGGAGACATCGGTTTGA